One Halichondria panicea chromosome 6, odHalPani1.1, whole genome shotgun sequence genomic window carries:
- the LOC135337874 gene encoding uncharacterized protein LOC135337874 isoform X2: protein MHGTWLVLLLTLATVTRSEHYHIVPVDSTDSCNDYQNGTCFTLEQLVQTALLSGGDNLTLSFLPGDHLLSEMLYICNFTEVTIAGQNATINLNNSGRVQLSNISALSIEGLHFTGASDESSSGYMNISQCNLVDLKLLKLEACTLWITRTVTVTIEQVLFVNNTSTDRALIVEADNVYIEKSDFFSNDGGAVNIHSNQTVINDSKFNSNTATMGGAVFVVSASVTISWSNFTNNIANVRGGAIRSITYKSNLFISNCALLNNSAIVGGAINIWFGSVSISDSELAYNSAEKAGGAISILSGELLISDSELTNNKAASGGAIALFRVNASILSCNITDNEAVVGNGGTSAGGAILVLTGTISISKVMIKNNSADFGGVISVADVPVNISDSVLTNNRATQQNGVIAVAISTLIITNTSIFDNFEGENIIYAVYSNLSFTGVNTISNNVNPVYALSSRVEFNGPTTLSNNHGLQGGAIRAVQSQIYINAEGVVISNNTATFGGGVFLRESTLFVHYPIEISHNKAQNGGGIYAYSSEIEFDSKVTSGCIFNHQFVLCTCSDMEPVLFVSIIDRNDAQNGGGIYAVASNIKAFSHAHVHIKSNSANNSGGGIYLRQSSKIYILKQDVELEIGKTLVILEIYSNTAQYGGGIFVADSTESGVCRGEDVTTAGDLPQTECFIQTLDLYGFDNNSIKDGIPLIQAFLSLLMTGYNEEVKCLNSAVKYRNTFLTNNTASQSGADIYGGLLDRCTVDVSAELSSSDNGFEYLNNTVHYSSIASKAVRVKLCNTTKQTISVRKGQAFTISVMAVDQAGNPMNNAIIHSSVITESSRVDRLKEGQAQQEVGNQCTELEYNVFSQDSSAQVELYAEGPCNNLGISRQILNISFLKCECPIGLKPIMSSIECKCDCDPVLQQEYQITNCSEENGTIKLESNNNIWIGVTNTTNGSGYIVSNCTFDYCVLKPVNISLSNPDEQCAHNRSGVLCGECEPGLSLVLGTSRCELCSNTYLLLLLPFALAGIVLVAFILVFNITVATGTIHGLIFYTNILAANQSIFIPFHNPLTVFISWVNLDLGIEACFYDRMNSQAKVLFQIVFPAYLFLLMFLIIILSKYSDSFSKLLSNRNPVAALGTLVLLSYSKLLRFIIAALQYRVLDYPEGATKVLDFPNNSSDIVWLYDGNVQYFTPGHVPRFVFATIILTSGILFTVLLLFGQWLPRCSKWKLMKWTKNTYYNGFMDAYHAPFTPKHRYWVGLLLFSLIAHNLITALALDTSLPVLSAGSITVVLNIFKSQNYPVYKIRFNDLLETLFFLNLAILAYGTLYIGNINESQVIISNISMAVAFILFVVIVCYHCYEYILKTVPVLQNALKLRNMIPRVRKLEKYEMENETWTNADRYTDGAMEESDPDHSPDQLREPALDVLTPLTTEDYRPAPPLPQDNAPKVTHTVIDVVQK from the coding sequence ATGCACGGTACCTGGTTGGTGCTGCTACTgaccctagctactgttaccaggagtgagcactatcacattgtgccagtggattcaaccGACTCGTGTAATGACTATCAaaatggaacttgtttcactctcgagcagcttgttcaaacagccctgttatctggtggagacaatctcaccttgagctttctacctggagatcatTTATTAAGTGAAATGCTTTACATTTGTAATTTCACAGAGGTGACTATTGCTGGCCAAAATGCCACTATCAATTTGAACAATTCTGGTAGAGTGCAGTTATCTAATATCAGTGCATTGAGTATCgaaggtttgcatttcactGGAGCAAGTGATGAAAGTAGTTCAGGCTACATGAACATTTCTCAATGCAATTTGGTAGACTTGAAATTGCTAAAGTTGGAAGCTTGTACACTCTGGATCACTCGTACGGTAACTGTGACGATTGAACAAGTTCTCTTCGTGAACAACACTAGCACTGACAGAGCATTGATAGTTGAAGCTGataatgtgtacattgaaaagAGCGACTTCTTCAGTAACGATGGTGGTGCAGTGAACATTCACTCAAATCAAACTGTTATTAATGATTCAAAGTTCAATTCTAATACTGCTACAATGGGGGGAGCAGTGTTTGTGGTCTCTGCAAGTGTGACTATCAGTTGGAGCAACTTTACAAATAATATCGCTAATGTAAGAGGTGGAGCAATTAGATCTATCACCTACAAAAGTAATTTGTTCATTTCCAACTGTGCGCTACTGAACAATAGTGCTATTGTTGGTGGAGCAATTAATATCTGGTTTGGGAGTGTCTCAATCTCCGACAGTGAGCTAGCATACAACAGTGCTGAAAAAGCAGGTGGAGCGATTTCGATTTTGAGTGGAGAGTTACTAATATCCGATAGCGAGTTAACAAACAACAAGGCAGCctctggtggagcgattgCACTTTTCAGAGTTAATGCATCTATCTTGAGCTGTAATATAACGGACAATGAAGCTGTAGTTGGTAATGGAGGAACTAGCGctggtggagcgattttgGTATTGACTGGAACTATATCCATCTCCAAAGTCATGATTAAAAATAACAGTGCTGATTTTGGTGGAGTAATTTCTGTTGCTGATGTGCCTGTGAACATTTCCGACTCTGTGctcacaaacaacagagcCACTCAACAAAATGGAGTGATTGCGGTTGCGATCTCAACTTTGATAATTACTAATACAAGCATATTTGACAATTTTGAGGGTGAAAATATCATTTACGCAGTGTATTCTAACTTGTCATTTACGGGAGTTAACACCATTAGCAATAATGTAAACCCTGTGTATGCTCTAAGCAGTCGAGTGGAGTTCAATGGACCTACAACTCTCAGTAACAATCATGGTTTGCAGGGTGGAGCCATCAGAGCAGTCCAGAGTCAAATCTATATCAATGCAGAAGGAGTGGTCATTTCTAACAATACTGCTACCTTTGGAGGAGGTGtatttctgagagagagtACACTCTTTGTTCACTATCCAATAGAGATATCCCATAACAAAGCACAAAATGGTGGTGGGATTTATGCATACTCAAGCGAAATTGAATTTGATTCGAAGGTCACCTCTGGTTGTATATTTAATCATCAGTTTgtcctgtgtacatgtagtgacatGGAACCTGTACTGTTTGTGAGTATTATAGATCGAAATGATGCTCAAAATGGAGGAGGTATTTATGCAGTCGCTTCAAACATTAAGGCCTTTTCTCACGCTCACGTTCACATCAAGTCAAACTCAGCAAACAATAGCGGAGGTGGAATTTATTTACGACAAAGTTCTAAGATATATATTCTGAAACAGGACGTGGAGCTAGAGATTGGTAAAACGCTGGTCATACTGGAAATCTACAGTAACACGGCTCAATATGGAGgggggatatttgtggcagacAGTActgagagtggtgtgtgtagaggagagGATGTAACTACTGCAGGAGATCTGCCACAAACAGAATGCTTCATTCAAACTCTAGATCTCTATGGTTTTGATAACAATTCTATTAAGGATGGGATACCTTTGATCCAAGCTTTCTTGTCTTTATTAATGACTGGATATAATGAAGAAGTTAAGTGTTTGAACAGTGCAGTTAAATATCGCAACACTTTTTTGACTAACAACACAGCTtcccagtcaggagcagatatttacggaggtctgttggacaggtgtacGGTGGATGTATCAGCCGAACTCTCTTCATCAGACAATGGATTTGAGTACTTGAACAATACTGTGCATTATTCATCAATAGCTTCAAAGGCTGTCAGAGTGAAGTTGTGTAACACCACCAAGCAGACCATTTCTGTTAGAAAAGGACAAGCATTCACaatcagtgttatggctgtAGACCAAGCTGGAAATCCAATGAATAATGCCATAATTCACAGTTCTGTTATCACTGAGAGCAGTAGAGTTGAtcgtctcaaagaaggacaaGCACAGCAAGaagttggcaatcagtgcacagaattagagtacaatgtattctcacaagacagctctgctcaagtggaactctatgctgagggtccatgcaacaatttgggaatttcaagaCAAATTCTAAACATATCTTTTCTAAAGTGTGAATGCCCTATTGGACTCAAGCCAATCATGTCCTCAattgagtgcaagtgtgactgtgatccagtcTTGCAACAAGAATATCAGATAACAAACTGTTCTGAGGAAAATGGGACCATAAAGCTGGAAAGCAATAACAACATATGGATAGGAGTGACTAATACTACTAACGGAAGTGGGTATATTGTTagtaactgtacatttgactattgtgtactAAAACCAGTCAACATCAGTCTAAGCAACCCTGACGAACAATGTGCCcacaatcgaagtggtgttttgtgtggagaatgtgaaccaggactCAGTCTTGTGTTAGGTACTTCACGTTGTGAACTCTGCTCAAACACTTACCTTCTCCTGCTACTCCCGTTTGCCCTGGCAGGCATAGTACTAGTCGCATTCATTCTTGTTTTCAACATTACCGTAGCAACAGGCACTATCCATGGGCTGATCTTCTACACTAATATATTAGCTGCAAATCAATCGATTTTCATACCTTTTCATAACCCTTTGACAGTTTTCATATCGtgggtgaatcttgacttAGGTATTGAGGCATGTTTTTATGATAgaatgaactctcaagcaAAAGTGCTCTTTCAGATTGTCTTTCCTGCTTACCTGTTTCTTTTGATGTTcttaataatcattttaagCAAGTACTCTGACTCATTttcaaagctcctctccaacaggaacccagttgctgccctaggcacactcgtcctactctcttattccaaactcttacggtttatcattgctgcactGCAATACAGGGTCTTGGATTATCCTGAGGGTGCAACCAAGGTATTGGATTTTCCCAACAATTCAAGTGATATTGTTTGGTTGTATGACGGcaatgtgcaatatttcactcCCGGTCACGTCCCTCGGTTTGTTTTTGCCACCATAATCCTCACTTCTGGTATATTGTTTACTGTACTGCTTTTGTTTGGACAATGGCTTCCTCGCTGTTCAAAATGGAAGCTCATGAAATGGACTAAGAACACATACTACAATGGCTTCATGgatgcataccatgctccattcactcccaagcatcgctactgggtgggactgctcctaTTTTCTTTGATCGCTCATAACCTAATAACAGCCTTGGCTTTGGACACTTCTCTCCCTGTACTATCAGCTGGATCTATAACTGTTGTACTTAATATTTTCAAATCGCAGAATTATCCAGTGTACAAAATACGATTCAATGATTTACTGGAAACACTCTTTTTCCTCAATCTTGCAATTCTAGCGTATGGCACCCTCTACATAGGAAACATCAATGAGAGTCAAGTCATAATATCCAACATTTCAATGGCAGTGGcttttattttgtttgtggtGATAGTCTGCTACCATTGTTACGAGTACATTTTGAAAACAGTTCCTGTTCTGCAAAATGCACTCAAACTGAGAAATATGATTCCACGAGTTCGCAAACTGGAAAAGTACGAAATGGAGAACGAAACCTGGACAAACGCGGACAGATACACTGATGGAGCCATGGAAGAATCTGACCCTGATCATTCGCCGGACCAGCTGAGAGAGCCTGCCCTGGACGTACTAacccccctcaccacagaggactacagaccagcccctccccttcctCAAGACAATGCACCCAAAGTCACGCACACTGTCATCGATGTCGTGCAAAAGTAA
- the LOC135337874 gene encoding uncharacterized protein LOC135337874 isoform X1, producing MVNRLCIIGENMHGTWLVLLLTLATVTRSEHYHIVPVDSTDSCNDYQNGTCFTLEQLVQTALLSGGDNLTLSFLPGDHLLSEMLYICNFTEVTIAGQNATINLNNSGRVQLSNISALSIEGLHFTGASDESSSGYMNISQCNLVDLKLLKLEACTLWITRTVTVTIEQVLFVNNTSTDRALIVEADNVYIEKSDFFSNDGGAVNIHSNQTVINDSKFNSNTATMGGAVFVVSASVTISWSNFTNNIANVRGGAIRSITYKSNLFISNCALLNNSAIVGGAINIWFGSVSISDSELAYNSAEKAGGAISILSGELLISDSELTNNKAASGGAIALFRVNASILSCNITDNEAVVGNGGTSAGGAILVLTGTISISKVMIKNNSADFGGVISVADVPVNISDSVLTNNRATQQNGVIAVAISTLIITNTSIFDNFEGENIIYAVYSNLSFTGVNTISNNVNPVYALSSRVEFNGPTTLSNNHGLQGGAIRAVQSQIYINAEGVVISNNTATFGGGVFLRESTLFVHYPIEISHNKAQNGGGIYAYSSEIEFDSKVTSGCIFNHQFVLCTCSDMEPVLFVSIIDRNDAQNGGGIYAVASNIKAFSHAHVHIKSNSANNSGGGIYLRQSSKIYILKQDVELEIGKTLVILEIYSNTAQYGGGIFVADSTESGVCRGEDVTTAGDLPQTECFIQTLDLYGFDNNSIKDGIPLIQAFLSLLMTGYNEEVKCLNSAVKYRNTFLTNNTASQSGADIYGGLLDRCTVDVSAELSSSDNGFEYLNNTVHYSSIASKAVRVKLCNTTKQTISVRKGQAFTISVMAVDQAGNPMNNAIIHSSVITESSRVDRLKEGQAQQEVGNQCTELEYNVFSQDSSAQVELYAEGPCNNLGISRQILNISFLKCECPIGLKPIMSSIECKCDCDPVLQQEYQITNCSEENGTIKLESNNNIWIGVTNTTNGSGYIVSNCTFDYCVLKPVNISLSNPDEQCAHNRSGVLCGECEPGLSLVLGTSRCELCSNTYLLLLLPFALAGIVLVAFILVFNITVATGTIHGLIFYTNILAANQSIFIPFHNPLTVFISWVNLDLGIEACFYDRMNSQAKVLFQIVFPAYLFLLMFLIIILSKYSDSFSKLLSNRNPVAALGTLVLLSYSKLLRFIIAALQYRVLDYPEGATKVLDFPNNSSDIVWLYDGNVQYFTPGHVPRFVFATIILTSGILFTVLLLFGQWLPRCSKWKLMKWTKNTYYNGFMDAYHAPFTPKHRYWVGLLLFSLIAHNLITALALDTSLPVLSAGSITVVLNIFKSQNYPVYKIRFNDLLETLFFLNLAILAYGTLYIGNINESQVIISNISMAVAFILFVVIVCYHCYEYILKTVPVLQNALKLRNMIPRVRKLEKYEMENETWTNADRYTDGAMEESDPDHSPDQLREPALDVLTPLTTEDYRPAPPLPQDNAPKVTHTVIDVVQK from the exons ATGGTCAATAGGCTTTGCAT TATCGGAGAGAACATGCACGGTACCTGGTTGGTGCTGCTACTgaccctagctactgttaccaggagtgagcactatcacattgtgccagtggattcaaccGACTCGTGTAATGACTATCAaaatggaacttgtttcactctcgagcagcttgttcaaacagccctgttatctggtggagacaatctcaccttgagctttctacctggagatcatTTATTAAGTGAAATGCTTTACATTTGTAATTTCACAGAGGTGACTATTGCTGGCCAAAATGCCACTATCAATTTGAACAATTCTGGTAGAGTGCAGTTATCTAATATCAGTGCATTGAGTATCgaaggtttgcatttcactGGAGCAAGTGATGAAAGTAGTTCAGGCTACATGAACATTTCTCAATGCAATTTGGTAGACTTGAAATTGCTAAAGTTGGAAGCTTGTACACTCTGGATCACTCGTACGGTAACTGTGACGATTGAACAAGTTCTCTTCGTGAACAACACTAGCACTGACAGAGCATTGATAGTTGAAGCTGataatgtgtacattgaaaagAGCGACTTCTTCAGTAACGATGGTGGTGCAGTGAACATTCACTCAAATCAAACTGTTATTAATGATTCAAAGTTCAATTCTAATACTGCTACAATGGGGGGAGCAGTGTTTGTGGTCTCTGCAAGTGTGACTATCAGTTGGAGCAACTTTACAAATAATATCGCTAATGTAAGAGGTGGAGCAATTAGATCTATCACCTACAAAAGTAATTTGTTCATTTCCAACTGTGCGCTACTGAACAATAGTGCTATTGTTGGTGGAGCAATTAATATCTGGTTTGGGAGTGTCTCAATCTCCGACAGTGAGCTAGCATACAACAGTGCTGAAAAAGCAGGTGGAGCGATTTCGATTTTGAGTGGAGAGTTACTAATATCCGATAGCGAGTTAACAAACAACAAGGCAGCctctggtggagcgattgCACTTTTCAGAGTTAATGCATCTATCTTGAGCTGTAATATAACGGACAATGAAGCTGTAGTTGGTAATGGAGGAACTAGCGctggtggagcgattttgGTATTGACTGGAACTATATCCATCTCCAAAGTCATGATTAAAAATAACAGTGCTGATTTTGGTGGAGTAATTTCTGTTGCTGATGTGCCTGTGAACATTTCCGACTCTGTGctcacaaacaacagagcCACTCAACAAAATGGAGTGATTGCGGTTGCGATCTCAACTTTGATAATTACTAATACAAGCATATTTGACAATTTTGAGGGTGAAAATATCATTTACGCAGTGTATTCTAACTTGTCATTTACGGGAGTTAACACCATTAGCAATAATGTAAACCCTGTGTATGCTCTAAGCAGTCGAGTGGAGTTCAATGGACCTACAACTCTCAGTAACAATCATGGTTTGCAGGGTGGAGCCATCAGAGCAGTCCAGAGTCAAATCTATATCAATGCAGAAGGAGTGGTCATTTCTAACAATACTGCTACCTTTGGAGGAGGTGtatttctgagagagagtACACTCTTTGTTCACTATCCAATAGAGATATCCCATAACAAAGCACAAAATGGTGGTGGGATTTATGCATACTCAAGCGAAATTGAATTTGATTCGAAGGTCACCTCTGGTTGTATATTTAATCATCAGTTTgtcctgtgtacatgtagtgacatGGAACCTGTACTGTTTGTGAGTATTATAGATCGAAATGATGCTCAAAATGGAGGAGGTATTTATGCAGTCGCTTCAAACATTAAGGCCTTTTCTCACGCTCACGTTCACATCAAGTCAAACTCAGCAAACAATAGCGGAGGTGGAATTTATTTACGACAAAGTTCTAAGATATATATTCTGAAACAGGACGTGGAGCTAGAGATTGGTAAAACGCTGGTCATACTGGAAATCTACAGTAACACGGCTCAATATGGAGgggggatatttgtggcagacAGTActgagagtggtgtgtgtagaggagagGATGTAACTACTGCAGGAGATCTGCCACAAACAGAATGCTTCATTCAAACTCTAGATCTCTATGGTTTTGATAACAATTCTATTAAGGATGGGATACCTTTGATCCAAGCTTTCTTGTCTTTATTAATGACTGGATATAATGAAGAAGTTAAGTGTTTGAACAGTGCAGTTAAATATCGCAACACTTTTTTGACTAACAACACAGCTtcccagtcaggagcagatatttacggaggtctgttggacaggtgtacGGTGGATGTATCAGCCGAACTCTCTTCATCAGACAATGGATTTGAGTACTTGAACAATACTGTGCATTATTCATCAATAGCTTCAAAGGCTGTCAGAGTGAAGTTGTGTAACACCACCAAGCAGACCATTTCTGTTAGAAAAGGACAAGCATTCACaatcagtgttatggctgtAGACCAAGCTGGAAATCCAATGAATAATGCCATAATTCACAGTTCTGTTATCACTGAGAGCAGTAGAGTTGAtcgtctcaaagaaggacaaGCACAGCAAGaagttggcaatcagtgcacagaattagagtacaatgtattctcacaagacagctctgctcaagtggaactctatgctgagggtccatgcaacaatttgggaatttcaagaCAAATTCTAAACATATCTTTTCTAAAGTGTGAATGCCCTATTGGACTCAAGCCAATCATGTCCTCAattgagtgcaagtgtgactgtgatccagtcTTGCAACAAGAATATCAGATAACAAACTGTTCTGAGGAAAATGGGACCATAAAGCTGGAAAGCAATAACAACATATGGATAGGAGTGACTAATACTACTAACGGAAGTGGGTATATTGTTagtaactgtacatttgactattgtgtactAAAACCAGTCAACATCAGTCTAAGCAACCCTGACGAACAATGTGCCcacaatcgaagtggtgttttgtgtggagaatgtgaaccaggactCAGTCTTGTGTTAGGTACTTCACGTTGTGAACTCTGCTCAAACACTTACCTTCTCCTGCTACTCCCGTTTGCCCTGGCAGGCATAGTACTAGTCGCATTCATTCTTGTTTTCAACATTACCGTAGCAACAGGCACTATCCATGGGCTGATCTTCTACACTAATATATTAGCTGCAAATCAATCGATTTTCATACCTTTTCATAACCCTTTGACAGTTTTCATATCGtgggtgaatcttgacttAGGTATTGAGGCATGTTTTTATGATAgaatgaactctcaagcaAAAGTGCTCTTTCAGATTGTCTTTCCTGCTTACCTGTTTCTTTTGATGTTcttaataatcattttaagCAAGTACTCTGACTCATTttcaaagctcctctccaacaggaacccagttgctgccctaggcacactcgtcctactctcttattccaaactcttacggtttatcattgctgcactGCAATACAGGGTCTTGGATTATCCTGAGGGTGCAACCAAGGTATTGGATTTTCCCAACAATTCAAGTGATATTGTTTGGTTGTATGACGGcaatgtgcaatatttcactcCCGGTCACGTCCCTCGGTTTGTTTTTGCCACCATAATCCTCACTTCTGGTATATTGTTTACTGTACTGCTTTTGTTTGGACAATGGCTTCCTCGCTGTTCAAAATGGAAGCTCATGAAATGGACTAAGAACACATACTACAATGGCTTCATGgatgcataccatgctccattcactcccaagcatcgctactgggtgggactgctcctaTTTTCTTTGATCGCTCATAACCTAATAACAGCCTTGGCTTTGGACACTTCTCTCCCTGTACTATCAGCTGGATCTATAACTGTTGTACTTAATATTTTCAAATCGCAGAATTATCCAGTGTACAAAATACGATTCAATGATTTACTGGAAACACTCTTTTTCCTCAATCTTGCAATTCTAGCGTATGGCACCCTCTACATAGGAAACATCAATGAGAGTCAAGTCATAATATCCAACATTTCAATGGCAGTGGcttttattttgtttgtggtGATAGTCTGCTACCATTGTTACGAGTACATTTTGAAAACAGTTCCTGTTCTGCAAAATGCACTCAAACTGAGAAATATGATTCCACGAGTTCGCAAACTGGAAAAGTACGAAATGGAGAACGAAACCTGGACAAACGCGGACAGATACACTGATGGAGCCATGGAAGAATCTGACCCTGATCATTCGCCGGACCAGCTGAGAGAGCCTGCCCTGGACGTACTAacccccctcaccacagaggactacagaccagcccctccccttcctCAAGACAATGCACCCAAAGTCACGCACACTGTCATCGATGTCGTGCAAAAGTAA
- the LOC135337878 gene encoding TGF-beta receptor type-1-like isoform X2, with translation MFYGDPLSPLVQRSIAQQTMLEKSLTKGGFSSRYIGRWREDRVAVTVFPVKHQHFWTNESTILQLPLMRHDSILSFIAADTVFKKSVNYLYLISEYHPRGTLREHLVKSTLEISEALLLISSLVSGVEYLHSVLAQESRGGVQMKPSIAQTSQNVYVDKSGSCCLSDFALSVTQNGCVSVCGHTAHSDMRYRPPEALAATTTDAGFEGLKSGDVYSLGLILWEVANCCLVQGEDSVYSLPYSDLLDSEATPTRDNMMRIVCEEGKRPPLPDQSNALEMRTHDWFWPPLTSAGAPLPRKDQPHNNSRRHCKHRYCQPLNGKYQLTRMDKQCISK, from the exons ATGTTTTATGGTGATCCCTTGTCACCACTTGTCCAACGCTCTATAGCACAACAGACAATGCTAGAGAAGTCCCTGACAAAGGGAGGGTTTAGTAGTCGATATATTGGGCGATGGCGGGAGGACAGAGTGGCTGTGACCGTGTTCCCTGTCAAGCATCAACACTTTTGGACTAATGAGTCTACCATACTGCAG CTTCCACTGATGAGACATGACAGTATATTGAGCTTCATTGCTGCAGACACTGTATTCAAGAAATCAGTTAACTACCTCTACCTCATTAGTGAGTATCACCCCAGGGGCACCCTCAGGGAGCACCTCGTTAAGAGCACACTGGAGATATCAGAGGCTCTGCTGTTGATCAGCTCTCTTGTGTCTGGAGTGGAGTACTTGCACAGTGTGCTAGCTCAGGAGAGCAGAGGTGGGGTGCAGATGAAGCCATCCATTGCACAAACCAGTCAAAATGTCTACGTGGACAAGTCAG GTTCATGTTGTCTGAGTGACTTTGCCTTGTCAGTGACTCAGAACGggtgtgtcagtgtgtgtggtcaCACTGCCCACTCAGACATGAGATACCGCCCACCAGAAGCATTAGCCGCTACCACTACTGACGCTGGGTTCGAGGGTTTAAAGAGTGGAGACGTGTACTCCCTCGGACTCATACTCTGGGAGGTGGCCAATTGCTGCCTAGTGCAAG GTGAGGACAGTGTGTACTCTCTACCGTACTCTGACCTCTTGGACTCTGAAGCCACACCTACTAGAGACAATATGATGAGAATAGTTTGTGAGGAGGGAAAGAGACCGCCTCTACCAGATCAGAGCAATGCTCTAGAGATGAG aACACACGACTGGTTCTGGCCACCATTGACGAGTGCTGGAGCTCCTCTCCCTCGCAAAGACCAACCACACAACAACTCAAGGAGACACTGCAAACATCGCTATTGCCAGCCATTAAATGGCAAGTATCAGTTGACAAGAATGGACAAACAGTGTATAAGCAAATGA
- the LOC135337878 gene encoding bone morphogenetic protein receptor type-1B-like isoform X1 produces MPDNAILLGVVIAVVVVGTIVIASLVVAALCYILYWRQKRKTQHPVSTIEATPTPEVRCTAHTNNNCRAILPQSESIGSLIKAAMFYGDPLSPLVQRSIAQQTMLEKSLTKGGFSSRYIGRWREDRVAVTVFPVKHQHFWTNESTILQLPLMRHDSILSFIAADTVFKKSVNYLYLISEYHPRGTLREHLVKSTLEISEALLLISSLVSGVEYLHSVLAQESRGGVQMKPSIAQTSQNVYVDKSGSCCLSDFALSVTQNGCVSVCGHTAHSDMRYRPPEALAATTTDAGFEGLKSGDVYSLGLILWEVANCCLVQGEDSVYSLPYSDLLDSEATPTRDNMMRIVCEEGKRPPLPDQSNALEMRTHDWFWPPLTSAGAPLPRKDQPHNNSRRHCKHRYCQPLNGKYQLTRMDKQCISK; encoded by the exons ATGCCTGACAACGCTATTCTATTGGGTGTTGTAATTGCGGTGGTTGTCGTAGGTACTATTGTAATTGCATCTCTAGTAGTGGCCGCCCTCTGTTATATCTTATACTGGAGGCAGAAAAGAAAGACACAACATCCTGTTTCCACCAttgaagccacacccactcccgAGGTCCGCTGCACGGCACACACTAACAACAACTGTCGTGCCATTCTTCCACAG AGTGAGAGTATAGGATCACTCATAAAGGCGGCCATGTTTTATGGTGATCCCTTGTCACCACTTGTCCAACGCTCTATAGCACAACAGACAATGCTAGAGAAGTCCCTGACAAAGGGAGGGTTTAGTAGTCGATATATTGGGCGATGGCGGGAGGACAGAGTGGCTGTGACCGTGTTCCCTGTCAAGCATCAACACTTTTGGACTAATGAGTCTACCATACTGCAG CTTCCACTGATGAGACATGACAGTATATTGAGCTTCATTGCTGCAGACACTGTATTCAAGAAATCAGTTAACTACCTCTACCTCATTAGTGAGTATCACCCCAGGGGCACCCTCAGGGAGCACCTCGTTAAGAGCACACTGGAGATATCAGAGGCTCTGCTGTTGATCAGCTCTCTTGTGTCTGGAGTGGAGTACTTGCACAGTGTGCTAGCTCAGGAGAGCAGAGGTGGGGTGCAGATGAAGCCATCCATTGCACAAACCAGTCAAAATGTCTACGTGGACAAGTCAG GTTCATGTTGTCTGAGTGACTTTGCCTTGTCAGTGACTCAGAACGggtgtgtcagtgtgtgtggtcaCACTGCCCACTCAGACATGAGATACCGCCCACCAGAAGCATTAGCCGCTACCACTACTGACGCTGGGTTCGAGGGTTTAAAGAGTGGAGACGTGTACTCCCTCGGACTCATACTCTGGGAGGTGGCCAATTGCTGCCTAGTGCAAG GTGAGGACAGTGTGTACTCTCTACCGTACTCTGACCTCTTGGACTCTGAAGCCACACCTACTAGAGACAATATGATGAGAATAGTTTGTGAGGAGGGAAAGAGACCGCCTCTACCAGATCAGAGCAATGCTCTAGAGATGAG aACACACGACTGGTTCTGGCCACCATTGACGAGTGCTGGAGCTCCTCTCCCTCGCAAAGACCAACCACACAACAACTCAAGGAGACACTGCAAACATCGCTATTGCCAGCCATTAAATGGCAAGTATCAGTTGACAAGAATGGACAAACAGTGTATAAGCAAATGA